The Onthophagus taurus isolate NC chromosome 2, IU_Otau_3.0, whole genome shotgun sequence genome includes a window with the following:
- the LOC111427000 gene encoding CAP-Gly domain-containing linker protein 1 isoform X4 encodes MSELVHETESKTNPSSGMVDNSDNVSVSSKASESGASIKSGIPKPSGIKPPSGSKIGRLCMGTQPKPSLPQVVPAKNGSEESLRRLTEEYSRHKLTDVKEENEEDMPHTTTSPSRRNRYSSHNSTILTEDTDSFIIGQRVWVGGTKPGHIAYIGETQFAPGEWAGIALDHPIGKNDGSVAGIRYFQCESKKGIFSRLTRLTRYPLDGEAGGAGDYVAAPLNGTRNSMSPTGSTSPFKSPPSLTTSNTSLASAMVDFKIGDRVIIKSSQGSKLGILRFMGCTEFAGGEWCGVELDEPRGKNDGSVGGKRYFECRPNFGLFAPINKVSKSPSSRKPGGCVIHSGAGIPPSGFRRANSKESITSNVSITSAASGVRRVRLGVTSLTGPQKTSPKSTSTPIPTRTALQEVLKEKQQHIEQLLKERDLERAELARAASQADEIDQKYTSLKQEYDMYRDETTKKLLEHLRILDDLKKDKSELIANLDDEKRKVEDLQFRYEEVEISKSELEQKISDKIVSEETNQTKIKELELMIDQYEKRIESYEADGNRLFETEEKLLHTGMENETLKYEVEVAAKKILLLEASEIAAKGIEESRSKEIADLNNIIKERDNVIEKCKNDITQVSEQFESTRNNFVKELDELKKRLDESNKEIETKNLQISQLKEELIKVENNLNEKSKSFESNLIGLKDNEDKMMKEINKLKMELSSKVHDIEENHDVIIKKDDEIKKLSSQIESFKNNLQSKNTDFDQYKESLKEIENNLRKELEESRNTITMKITENEEIKKEFALSLAQKDNELKESHKHIQNNNEEIEKLKHLINQFKEETKTSNEESQKHFELKLNESETKILQLSNEIENKNCELLKFSSNNSQLQNELTSKIDEIKRLQIELESTKQRVEEENLNIAKSNENITTLQLNLGDLERKLKTAEEKNSELLQNKLKLEGDIQNLIGSSGDFSIKLEELTNELRNKDTTLDKVKSEFTVKFQDLERSKHELQLKCDNLEQKSEKGLREYEEILQKEHLEKEYLKNELEKLNRENKKVTEDLNLKITQLQSNLQEKEKLLKETQEKSTETKEKLKEELEKKIKELSEYLNESQNKLSSTNKQYTELETELSKKTMQMIEFESNFSKELRLSKQAAQDIQASYEEKLKNLELQLNEKQKDYQKILESSKSEISEKLIDFETRSQEFNKEKQKLLEENQKLKGDFESLIKINAEENEKIKKKLENDLEESLKKIEEIEVKSKSLIEELDKKNEIIKQIENNFKIGEKNLEENVKINKEMELKTKQLESRIEEVIKDKDKIINELELKVKKSLENESEYQKSLINQQQNENAVKNQLESQLKQISEELSSKSKAYENLNQELSSLKQQISTKDTTSNEKDIEIAQLKSQLHISHEFVQKLQNEHNDLKKSNQEVNNILSENQLYNNKLNEEITKLNEEVKSSGKIIFDLNNASNLYTTVLQLINLTEKQKIEMVDKLNDVVKVGCDEESYGKLCKMIDGIKITNEVSEEALKLKENEEEILKYKNMYVEAEDKVTRKDMEIASFKKEIENLKQSSSKPKIDNCTKIPMLNNNTKIGANEQLLEEKIFAESQVAFLNSIIVDMQKKNEEQKARIEILEMGYSPAAAQELGLLNLDRHMPAPRMYCDICEEFDLHETEDCPQQANDDPPPREGPKKEKPPQRPYCDICEEFGHATENCQDDQTF; translated from the exons atGAGCGAACTAGTGCATGAAACTGAATCAAAAACTAATCCATCATCTGGTATGGTGGACAATAGTGATAACGTGAGTGTTTCTAGTAAGGCTAGTGAAAGTGGTGCAAGTATCAAAAGTGGAATTCCCAAACCGTCCGGAATAAAACCGCCCAGCGGGTCAAAAATTGGTCGACTTTGTATGGGAACGCAGCCCAAACCTAGTTTACCACAAGTTGTTCCTGCAAAaa ATGGATCAGAGGAATCTCTAAGAAGATTAACCGAAGAATATAGCAGACATAAACTTACAG ATGTAAAGGAGGAAAACGAGGAAGATATGCCACATACCACAACATCGCCTTCAAGGCGTAATAGATATTCATCAC ATAACAGCACTATCCTTACGGAAGATACCGACAGTTTTATAATTGGGCAAAGAGTGTGGGTTGGAGGTACTAAGCCAGGACATATCGCTTATATTGGAGAAACTCAATTTGCACCTGGAGAATGGGCCGGTATTGCATTAGATCATCCAATTG gCAAAAACGATGGATCAGTTGCTGGAATAAGATATTTCCAATGCGAATCAAAAAAAGGTATTTTCTCCAGACTCACTCGTCTAACAAGATATCCACTTGACGGAGAAGCCGGAGGAGCCGGCGATTATGTTGCTGCTCCACTCAATGGAACTAGAAATTCGATGTCTCCAACAGGAAGTACCAGCCCATTTAAATCTCCACCATCACTaa CCACATCAAACACTAGCCTTGCCTCAGCAATGGTCGATTTTAAAATTGGCGATCGCGTTATAATCAAATCCAGTCAAGGATCTAAATTAGGTATTCTCAGATTTATGGGATGCACCGAATTCGCTGGCGGCGAATGGTGCGGTGTTGAACTCGACGAACCCAGAGGCAAAAATGATGGTTCTGTCGGCGGAAAACG ttatttcgAATGCCGACCAAATTTTGGCTTATTCGCTCCAATAAACAAAGTGAGCAAATCACCGTCAAGCCGTAAACCAGGAGGATGCGTAATTCATTCCGGTGCGGGAATTCCACCGTCCGGATTCAGGCGAGCAAATTCTAAAGAATCTATAACATCTAACGTTTCGATAACAAGTGCAGCCTCTGGTGTTAGACGGGTAAGATTGGGCGTAACATCATTAACCGGGCCGCAG AAAACAAGTCCAAAGTCAACATCAACTCCCATACCAACTAGGACCGCTCTACAG GAAGTATTAAAAGAAAAGCAACAACATATTGAACAACTTCTCAAAGAGAGGGATTTGGAAAGAGCGGAATTGGCGAGGGCCGCAAGTCAAGCTGATGAAATTGACCAAAAGTATACTTCTTTAAAACAAGAATATGATATG tATCGAGATGAAaccacaaaaaaacttttggaacactTGAGAATTcttgatgatttaaaaaaagacaAGTCTGAACTCATCGCTAATTTAGATGatgaaaaacgaaaagtggAAGATTTACAATTTCGATATGAAGAAGTTGAAATTTCGAAATCAGAACTtgag CAAAAAATATCAGATAAAAta gtGTCAGAGGAAACAaatcaaacgaaaataaaagaattagaaCTCATGATAGATCAATATGAAAAACGCATCGAATCTTATGAAGCAGATGGAAATAGATTATTTGAAACTGAAGAAAAACTTCTTCACACAGGAATggaaaatgaaactttaaaatatgaGGTGGAAGTAGCAgctaaaaaaattcttttattagaAGCTAGCGAAATTGCAGCAAAAGGAATAGAAGAATCGCGGTCTAAAGAAATTGCAGatcttaataatataattaaagaacGTGATAATGTcatagaaaaatgtaaaaatgatATTACTCAAGTTtcagaacaatttgaatcaactAGAAATAATTTCGTTAAGGAGCTCGATGAGCTTAAAAAGAGATTGGATGaaagtaataaagaaattgaaactaaaaatctccaaataagtcaattaaaagaagaattaattaaagtcgagaataatttgaatgaaaaatcaaaaagctTTGAATCTAATTTGATTGGATTGAAGGATAACGAAGATAAAATGATgaaggaaataaataaattaaaaatggaacTTAGTTCAAAAGTTCATGATATTGAAGAAAATCACGATGTTATCATAAAAAAAGACgatgaaattaagaaattatcgTCACAAAtcgaaagttttaaaaataatttgcaatcaaaaaatacCGATTTTGATCAATACAAAGAATCTTTAaaagaaatcgaaaataatttaagaaaagaacTTGAAGAGTCAAGAAATACCATCACGATGaaaataacagaaaatgaagaaatcaaaaaagaatttgcgTTGTCATTAGCTCAAAAAGATAACGAACTAAAAGAATCACACAAacatattcaaaataataacgaagaaattgaaaaacttaaacatttaatcaaccaatttaaagaagaaactaaaACATCTAATGAAGAATCACAAAAACATTTCGAATTAAAACTTAACGAATCGGaaactaaaattttgcaattatccaacgaaattgaaaataaaaattgtgaatTACTGAAATTCTCTTCAAATAATTCTCAATTACAAAACGAACTCACATCGAAAATCGATGAAATAAAACGGTTACAAATTGAACTGGAATCGACAAAGCAACGAgttgaagaagaaaatttaaacattgcgaaatcaaacgaaaatattacaacgttacaattaaatttaggtGATTTAGAacgtaaattaaaaactgcCGAAGAGAAAAATTCGgagttattacaaaataaactaaaattagaaggaGATATCCAGAATCTAATAGGATCATCAGGTGATTTTAGTATTAAGTTAGAAGAATTAACTAATGAATTACGTAATAAAGATACTACTTTAGATAAAGTAAAAAGCGAATTTACAGtaaaatttcaagatttaGAAAGATCTAAACAcgaattacaattaaaatgtGATAATTTGGAGCAAAAATCTGAGAAAGGTTTAAGAGAATACGAAGAAATTCTTCAAAAAGaacatttagaaaaagaatatttgaagaatgagttagaaaaattgaatcgggaaaataagaaagttaccgaagatttaaatcttaaaataacTCAACTCCAAAGTAATCtccaagaaaaagaaaagttattaaaagagACGCAAGAAAAATCAACTGaaactaaagaaaaacttaaagaagaacttgaaaagaaaataaaagaactTTCTGAATATTTGAATGAATCCCAAAATAAATTGTCATCGACGAATAAGCAATACACTGAACTTGAAACagaattatctaaaaaaactATGCAAATGATTGAGTTTGAATCAAATTTTAGCAAAGAACTTCGTTTATCAAAACAAGCGGCTCAAGATATTCAAGCGAGTTAcgaagaaaaacttaaaaatttagaGTTACAGCTAAATGAAAAGCAAAAAGATTAccaaaaaattcttgaatCTTCAAAAAGTGAGATATctgaaaaattgattgattttgAAACGAGAAGTcaagaatttaataaagaaaaacaaaaattactggaggaaaatcaaaaattaaagggcgattttgaaagtttaattaaaataaatgcggaagaaaatgaaaaaattaagaaaaaacttgaaaatgaTCTTGAAGAAagtcttaaaaaaattgaggaaattgaggttaaatcaaaatctttaataGAAGAATTAGATAAGAAAAACGagattattaaacaaattgaaaataattttaaaattggtgaAAAGAATcttgaagaaaatgttaaaataaacaaagaaatggaattaaaaactaaacaacTTGAAAGTAGGATAGAAgaagttattaaagataaagataaaataattaatgaattagaaTTAAAGGTAAAGAAGTCTTTAGAAAACGAAAGTGAGTATCAAAAATCTTTGATTAATCAACAACAAAACGAAAATGCtgttaaaaatcaattagaatctcaattaaaacaaatttctgaGGAATTATCTTCAAAATCAAAAGCATACGAAAACTTAAATCAAGAATTATCGAgcttaaaacaacaaatatcCACCAAAGATACAACTTCTAACGAAAAAGATATCGAAATAGCCCAACTTAAATCACAACTTCATATCAGTCACGAATTTGtacaaaaacttcaaaatgaaCACAACGATCTAAAAAAATCCAACCAAGAAgtgaataatattttatcagaaaatcaattgtataataataaattaaacgaagaAATTACAAAGTTAAATGAAGAAGTAAAATCGTcgggaaaaattattttcgatttaaacaaTGCGAGTAATTTATACACCACcgttttacaattaataaatttaactgaaaaacaaaaaattgaaatggtAGATAAATTAAACGATGTTGTTAAAGTTGGATGTGATGAAGAAAGTTACGGgaaattatgtaaaatgaTCGATGGTATTAAAATAACCAACGAAGTTAGTGAAGAAGCTCTgaagttaaaagaaaatgaagaggaaatattaaaatataaaaacatgtACGTTGAGGCTGAAGATAAAGTTACTAGGAAAGATATGGAGATTGcttcatttaaaaaagaaatcgaa aaTTTGAAACAATCTTCAAGTAAACCAAAAATAGATAACTGTACAAAGATACCaatgttaaataataacaCTAAAATAGGAGCTAATGAGCAATTATTAGAGGAAAAAATCTTTGCTGAGAGTCAAGTTGCTTTCTTAAATTCGATTATTGTTGATATGCAGAAGAAAAATGAAGAGCAAAAAGCtagaattgaaattttagaaatgGGTTATAGTCCTGCTGCTGCACAAGAATTAGGACT
- the LOC111427000 gene encoding CAP-Gly domain-containing linker protein 1 isoform X6: protein MSELVHETESKTNPSSGMVDNSDNVSVSSKASESGASIKSGIPKPSGIKPPSGSKIGRLCMGTQPKPSLPQVVPAKNGSEESLRRLTEEYSRHKLTDNSTILTEDTDSFIIGQRVWVGGTKPGHIAYIGETQFAPGEWAGIALDHPIGKNDGSVAGIRYFQCESKKGIFSRLTRLTRYPLDGEAGGAGDYVAAPLNGTRNSMSPTGSTSPFKSPPSLTTSNTSLASAMVDFKIGDRVIIKSSQGSKLGILRFMGCTEFAGGEWCGVELDEPRGKNDGSVGGKRYFECRPNFGLFAPINKVSKSPSSRKPGGCVIHSGAGIPPSGFRRANSKESITSNVSITSAASGVRRVRLGVTSLTGPQKTSPKSTSTPIPTRTALQEVLKEKQQHIEQLLKERDLERAELARAASQADEIDQKYTSLKQEYDMYRDETTKKLLEHLRILDDLKKDKSELIANLDDEKRKVEDLQFRYEEVEISKSELEQKISDKIVSEETNQTKIKELELMIDQYEKRIESYEADGNRLFETEEKLLHTGMENETLKYEVEVAAKKILLLEASEIAAKGIEESRSKEIADLNNIIKERDNVIEKCKNDITQVSEQFESTRNNFVKELDELKKRLDESNKEIETKNLQISQLKEELIKVENNLNEKSKSFESNLIGLKDNEDKMMKEINKLKMELSSKVHDIEENHDVIIKKDDEIKKLSSQIESFKNNLQSKNTDFDQYKESLKEIENNLRKELEESRNTITMKITENEEIKKEFALSLAQKDNELKESHKHIQNNNEEIEKLKHLINQFKEETKTSNEESQKHFELKLNESETKILQLSNEIENKNCELLKFSSNNSQLQNELTSKIDEIKRLQIELESTKQRVEEENLNIAKSNENITTLQLNLGDLERKLKTAEEKNSELLQNKLKLEGDIQNLIGSSGDFSIKLEELTNELRNKDTTLDKVKSEFTVKFQDLERSKHELQLKCDNLEQKSEKGLREYEEILQKEHLEKEYLKNELEKLNRENKKVTEDLNLKITQLQSNLQEKEKLLKETQEKSTETKEKLKEELEKKIKELSEYLNESQNKLSSTNKQYTELETELSKKTMQMIEFESNFSKELRLSKQAAQDIQASYEEKLKNLELQLNEKQKDYQKILESSKSEISEKLIDFETRSQEFNKEKQKLLEENQKLKGDFESLIKINAEENEKIKKKLENDLEESLKKIEEIEVKSKSLIEELDKKNEIIKQIENNFKIGEKNLEENVKINKEMELKTKQLESRIEEVIKDKDKIINELELKVKKSLENESEYQKSLINQQQNENAVKNQLESQLKQISEELSSKSKAYENLNQELSSLKQQISTKDTTSNEKDIEIAQLKSQLHISHEFVQKLQNEHNDLKKSNQEVNNILSENQLYNNKLNEEITKLNEEVKSSGKIIFDLNNASNLYTTVLQLINLTEKQKIEMVDKLNDVVKVGCDEESYGKLCKMIDGIKITNEVSEEALKLKENEEEILKYKNMYVEAEDKVTRKDMEIASFKKEIENLKQSSSKPKIDNCTKIPMLNNNTKIGANEQLLEEKIFAESQVAFLNSIIVDMQKKNEEQKARIEILEMGYSPAAAQELGLLNLDRHMPAPRMYCDICEEFDLHETEDCPQQANDDPPPREGPKKEKPPQRPYCDICEEFGHATENCQDDQTF from the exons atGAGCGAACTAGTGCATGAAACTGAATCAAAAACTAATCCATCATCTGGTATGGTGGACAATAGTGATAACGTGAGTGTTTCTAGTAAGGCTAGTGAAAGTGGTGCAAGTATCAAAAGTGGAATTCCCAAACCGTCCGGAATAAAACCGCCCAGCGGGTCAAAAATTGGTCGACTTTGTATGGGAACGCAGCCCAAACCTAGTTTACCACAAGTTGTTCCTGCAAAaa ATGGATCAGAGGAATCTCTAAGAAGATTAACCGAAGAATATAGCAGACATAAACTTACAG ATAACAGCACTATCCTTACGGAAGATACCGACAGTTTTATAATTGGGCAAAGAGTGTGGGTTGGAGGTACTAAGCCAGGACATATCGCTTATATTGGAGAAACTCAATTTGCACCTGGAGAATGGGCCGGTATTGCATTAGATCATCCAATTG gCAAAAACGATGGATCAGTTGCTGGAATAAGATATTTCCAATGCGAATCAAAAAAAGGTATTTTCTCCAGACTCACTCGTCTAACAAGATATCCACTTGACGGAGAAGCCGGAGGAGCCGGCGATTATGTTGCTGCTCCACTCAATGGAACTAGAAATTCGATGTCTCCAACAGGAAGTACCAGCCCATTTAAATCTCCACCATCACTaa CCACATCAAACACTAGCCTTGCCTCAGCAATGGTCGATTTTAAAATTGGCGATCGCGTTATAATCAAATCCAGTCAAGGATCTAAATTAGGTATTCTCAGATTTATGGGATGCACCGAATTCGCTGGCGGCGAATGGTGCGGTGTTGAACTCGACGAACCCAGAGGCAAAAATGATGGTTCTGTCGGCGGAAAACG ttatttcgAATGCCGACCAAATTTTGGCTTATTCGCTCCAATAAACAAAGTGAGCAAATCACCGTCAAGCCGTAAACCAGGAGGATGCGTAATTCATTCCGGTGCGGGAATTCCACCGTCCGGATTCAGGCGAGCAAATTCTAAAGAATCTATAACATCTAACGTTTCGATAACAAGTGCAGCCTCTGGTGTTAGACGGGTAAGATTGGGCGTAACATCATTAACCGGGCCGCAG AAAACAAGTCCAAAGTCAACATCAACTCCCATACCAACTAGGACCGCTCTACAG GAAGTATTAAAAGAAAAGCAACAACATATTGAACAACTTCTCAAAGAGAGGGATTTGGAAAGAGCGGAATTGGCGAGGGCCGCAAGTCAAGCTGATGAAATTGACCAAAAGTATACTTCTTTAAAACAAGAATATGATATG tATCGAGATGAAaccacaaaaaaacttttggaacactTGAGAATTcttgatgatttaaaaaaagacaAGTCTGAACTCATCGCTAATTTAGATGatgaaaaacgaaaagtggAAGATTTACAATTTCGATATGAAGAAGTTGAAATTTCGAAATCAGAACTtgag CAAAAAATATCAGATAAAAta gtGTCAGAGGAAACAaatcaaacgaaaataaaagaattagaaCTCATGATAGATCAATATGAAAAACGCATCGAATCTTATGAAGCAGATGGAAATAGATTATTTGAAACTGAAGAAAAACTTCTTCACACAGGAATggaaaatgaaactttaaaatatgaGGTGGAAGTAGCAgctaaaaaaattcttttattagaAGCTAGCGAAATTGCAGCAAAAGGAATAGAAGAATCGCGGTCTAAAGAAATTGCAGatcttaataatataattaaagaacGTGATAATGTcatagaaaaatgtaaaaatgatATTACTCAAGTTtcagaacaatttgaatcaactAGAAATAATTTCGTTAAGGAGCTCGATGAGCTTAAAAAGAGATTGGATGaaagtaataaagaaattgaaactaaaaatctccaaataagtcaattaaaagaagaattaattaaagtcgagaataatttgaatgaaaaatcaaaaagctTTGAATCTAATTTGATTGGATTGAAGGATAACGAAGATAAAATGATgaaggaaataaataaattaaaaatggaacTTAGTTCAAAAGTTCATGATATTGAAGAAAATCACGATGTTATCATAAAAAAAGACgatgaaattaagaaattatcgTCACAAAtcgaaagttttaaaaataatttgcaatcaaaaaatacCGATTTTGATCAATACAAAGAATCTTTAaaagaaatcgaaaataatttaagaaaagaacTTGAAGAGTCAAGAAATACCATCACGATGaaaataacagaaaatgaagaaatcaaaaaagaatttgcgTTGTCATTAGCTCAAAAAGATAACGAACTAAAAGAATCACACAAacatattcaaaataataacgaagaaattgaaaaacttaaacatttaatcaaccaatttaaagaagaaactaaaACATCTAATGAAGAATCACAAAAACATTTCGAATTAAAACTTAACGAATCGGaaactaaaattttgcaattatccaacgaaattgaaaataaaaattgtgaatTACTGAAATTCTCTTCAAATAATTCTCAATTACAAAACGAACTCACATCGAAAATCGATGAAATAAAACGGTTACAAATTGAACTGGAATCGACAAAGCAACGAgttgaagaagaaaatttaaacattgcgaaatcaaacgaaaatattacaacgttacaattaaatttaggtGATTTAGAacgtaaattaaaaactgcCGAAGAGAAAAATTCGgagttattacaaaataaactaaaattagaaggaGATATCCAGAATCTAATAGGATCATCAGGTGATTTTAGTATTAAGTTAGAAGAATTAACTAATGAATTACGTAATAAAGATACTACTTTAGATAAAGTAAAAAGCGAATTTACAGtaaaatttcaagatttaGAAAGATCTAAACAcgaattacaattaaaatgtGATAATTTGGAGCAAAAATCTGAGAAAGGTTTAAGAGAATACGAAGAAATTCTTCAAAAAGaacatttagaaaaagaatatttgaagaatgagttagaaaaattgaatcgggaaaataagaaagttaccgaagatttaaatcttaaaataacTCAACTCCAAAGTAATCtccaagaaaaagaaaagttattaaaagagACGCAAGAAAAATCAACTGaaactaaagaaaaacttaaagaagaacttgaaaagaaaataaaagaactTTCTGAATATTTGAATGAATCCCAAAATAAATTGTCATCGACGAATAAGCAATACACTGAACTTGAAACagaattatctaaaaaaactATGCAAATGATTGAGTTTGAATCAAATTTTAGCAAAGAACTTCGTTTATCAAAACAAGCGGCTCAAGATATTCAAGCGAGTTAcgaagaaaaacttaaaaatttagaGTTACAGCTAAATGAAAAGCAAAAAGATTAccaaaaaattcttgaatCTTCAAAAAGTGAGATATctgaaaaattgattgattttgAAACGAGAAGTcaagaatttaataaagaaaaacaaaaattactggaggaaaatcaaaaattaaagggcgattttgaaagtttaattaaaataaatgcggaagaaaatgaaaaaattaagaaaaaacttgaaaatgaTCTTGAAGAAagtcttaaaaaaattgaggaaattgaggttaaatcaaaatctttaataGAAGAATTAGATAAGAAAAACGagattattaaacaaattgaaaataattttaaaattggtgaAAAGAATcttgaagaaaatgttaaaataaacaaagaaatggaattaaaaactaaacaacTTGAAAGTAGGATAGAAgaagttattaaagataaagataaaataattaatgaattagaaTTAAAGGTAAAGAAGTCTTTAGAAAACGAAAGTGAGTATCAAAAATCTTTGATTAATCAACAACAAAACGAAAATGCtgttaaaaatcaattagaatctcaattaaaacaaatttctgaGGAATTATCTTCAAAATCAAAAGCATACGAAAACTTAAATCAAGAATTATCGAgcttaaaacaacaaatatcCACCAAAGATACAACTTCTAACGAAAAAGATATCGAAATAGCCCAACTTAAATCACAACTTCATATCAGTCACGAATTTGtacaaaaacttcaaaatgaaCACAACGATCTAAAAAAATCCAACCAAGAAgtgaataatattttatcagaaaatcaattgtataataataaattaaacgaagaAATTACAAAGTTAAATGAAGAAGTAAAATCGTcgggaaaaattattttcgatttaaacaaTGCGAGTAATTTATACACCACcgttttacaattaataaatttaactgaaaaacaaaaaattgaaatggtAGATAAATTAAACGATGTTGTTAAAGTTGGATGTGATGAAGAAAGTTACGGgaaattatgtaaaatgaTCGATGGTATTAAAATAACCAACGAAGTTAGTGAAGAAGCTCTgaagttaaaagaaaatgaagaggaaatattaaaatataaaaacatgtACGTTGAGGCTGAAGATAAAGTTACTAGGAAAGATATGGAGATTGcttcatttaaaaaagaaatcgaa aaTTTGAAACAATCTTCAAGTAAACCAAAAATAGATAACTGTACAAAGATACCaatgttaaataataacaCTAAAATAGGAGCTAATGAGCAATTATTAGAGGAAAAAATCTTTGCTGAGAGTCAAGTTGCTTTCTTAAATTCGATTATTGTTGATATGCAGAAGAAAAATGAAGAGCAAAAAGCtagaattgaaattttagaaatgGGTTATAGTCCTGCTGCTGCACAAGAATTAGGACT